A region of the Streptococcus oralis Uo5 genome:
ATCACAGCCAAGGCTGAGAAACTCCAGCAAGAGCTAGAAAATAAATATGTTGATAATTTCACCTTCTACCTAGCTAAGAAGGCTAGAGAGGAAACGACAAACTTCACTTCCTTTAGTAATCTCGTCAAAGCTATCAAGCAGAATCTCTCTGGAATTTATTATTTGGGAGCTAGCTTGAACGCCAATGAAGTAGAGTTGGGTCCTGATGAAAGATCCTATATCAAAGGCACCTTTACTGGTCAGTTGATCGGTGAAAAAGATGGCAAGCAGTATGCTATTTACAACTTGAAAAAGCCTCTGTTTGAAACCTTGAGTAGTGCCACAGTAGAAAAATTGAGTCTGAAAAATGTCTCCATTTCAGGGAAAGATGCTATCGGTTCACTGGCCTATGAAGCTCAGAATGGCACAAAGATTCAGCAAGTTCATATCGATGGTGTTCTGGCTGGTGAACGTGGTATCGGTGGTTTGCTGGCTAAGGCGGATCAATCAAGAATCACAGAGAGCAGTTTCAAGGGAAGAATTATCAACACTTATGAAACGACTGCTGCTTACAATATCGGTGGTCTGGTCGGTCATTTGACAGGAAACAGGGCTTTGCTTACCAAGTCAAAAGCGACAGTAGCCATTTCATCTAACACAAATAGTTCAGATCAGACTGTGGGTGGTCTTGCAGGTCTAGTAGATCAGGATGCACAAATCCAAGATAGCTATGCTGAAGGCGATATTAACAATGCCAAGCACTTTGGTAGAGTAGCGGGAGTAGCAGGCTATTTGTGGGACCGAACTTCTAATCTAGAAAAGCATGCTGGAAGATTGACCAATGTTCTCAGTGATGTCAATGTAACCAACGGGAATGCCATTACCGGTTACCACTACAATGGAATGAAGGTGAAGGACACATTCAGTAGCAAGTCCAACAGAGTCTACAATGTCACCTTAGTCAAGGATGAGGTCGTCAGCAAGGAATCCTTTGAAGAAAGAGGAACAATGCTAGATGCTTCCCAAATCGAAAGCAAAAAAGTAGCCATCAATCCTCTTACTCTACCAACAGTGGAGCCTCTCTCAACAAGTGGCAAAAAAGACAGTGACTTTTCTAAGGTGGCTCATTATCAAGCTAAGCGCGCCTTGGCTTATAAAAATATTGAAAAATTACTACCTTTCTACAACAAGGCAACCATCGTCAAATACGGAAATCTAGTCAATGAGAACAGTCTGTTATATCAAAAAGAACTCTTGTCAGCAGTTATGATGAAGGATAACCAAGTCATCACAGATATTGTTTCTAACAAACAGACTGCAAACAAACTCTTGCTTCACTACAAGGATCATTCATCTGAGAAGCTCAATCTCAAGTACCAGGCTGATTTTGCCAAATTAGCAGAATATAGTCTAGGAGATACTGGCCTTCTCTATACGCCAAACCAATTCTTGTATGACCAAAGCTCTATCATCAAGCAAGTCTTACCTGACTTACAAAATGTTGATTACCACTCAGAAGCCATCAGAAAGACGCTCGGTATTTCTCCAAACGTCAAGCAAACTGAGCTCTATCTAGAAGACCAGTTCGCCAAAACAAAAGAACAACTGGAAGATAGTTTGAAAAAACTCTTGTCAGCAGATGTTGGACTTGCCGGTGATAACCCAGTCACCAAGGGCTATCTTGTAAATAAAATCAAGCGCAACAAAGAAGCCTTGCTACTTGGTATGGCGTATCTGGAGCGTTGGTACAACTTCAGCTATGGTCAGGTGAATGTCAAAGACCTGGTTCTGTACCATCTGGACTTCTTTGGTAAGGGGAATACTTCACCACTAGATACTCTGATTGAATTGGGTAAATCTGGCTTTAACAATCTTCTAGCTAAGAATAATGTCGATACTTATGGTATCAGTCTTGCCAGTCAACATGGAACGACAGATTTGTTTAGCACGCTGGAACATTACCGAAAAGTCTTTCTACCAGTGAAAAGCAACAATGACTGGTTTAAATCACAGACCAAGGCTTACATCGTCGAAGAAAAATCCACTATCGAAGAGGTGAAAACAAAGCAAGGACAGGCTGGTAGCAAGTATTCTATCGGTGTCTATGACCGCATCATTAGTGCCACATGGAAATACCGCAATATGGTCTTGCCTCTCCTAACCTTGCCAGAGAGATCCGTCTTTGTCATCTCAACTATGTCTAGTCTAGGATTTGGAGCTTATGATCGCTACCGCAATAGCGAGCATAAAGCGGGCAAGGCTCTCAATGACTTTGTTGAAGAAAATGCGCGTGAAACAGCCAAACGTCAGCGAGATCACTACGATTATTGGTATCGTATTTTAGATAATGAGGGACGTGAAAAACTCTATCGTACGATTCTCCTTTATGATGCCTATAAATTTGGGGATGACACTACATCTGGAAAAGCTACAGTGGAGGCTAAGTTTGATAGCGCCAATCCAGCTATGAAGAACTTCTTTGGACCAGTTGGCAATAAGGTAGTACACAACCAGCATGGAGCCTACGCAACAGGGGATGGTGTCTACTATATGTCTTACCGTATGCTGGACAAGGATGGAGCCATTACTTATACCCATGAAATGACCCATGATTCCGATCAGGATATCTACCTTGGCGGCTATGGTCGAAGAAGTGGCTTGGGACCAGAGTTCTTTGCAAAAGGTTTATTGCAAGCCCCTGACCAACCAAGTGACGCAACCATTACCATCAACTCCATCTTGAAACACTCAAAATCAGATAGTGCAGAGGGCTCCCGTCTGCAAGTATTGGATCCGACAGAGAGATTCCAAAAGGCAGCAGATCTTCAGAACTATGTCCATAACATGTTTGACCTTATCTACATGTTAGAATATCTCGAAGGACAATCAATCGTTAACAAGCTAAATGTTTACCAGAAAATGGTGGCTCTCAGAAAAATTGAGAACAAGTATGTGAAAGATCCAGCAGATGGAAATGAGGTTTACGCCACTAACGTAGTCAAAGAATTGACAGAAGCAGAGGCCCAAAACTTGAATAGTTTTGAAAGTTTGATTGACCACAACATCTTATCAGCTCGTGAGTACCAGACTGGCGACTATGAACGAAATGGCTACTATACCATTAAACTCTTTGCCCCAATCTTTTCTGCTCTCAGCAGTGAGAAAGGCACGCCAGGGGACCTGATGGGACGCCGGATCGCTTACGAACTTTTGGCTGCCAAAGGCTTTAAGAATGGAATGGTACCTTATATCTCAAATCAATACGAAGAAATTGCCAAACAAAAAGGTAAAACCATCAATCTATATGGTAAAGAACGCGGATTGGTGACAGATGATCTTGTATTGGACAAGGTGTTTGAAGGCAAGTATGCATCTTGGGCAGATTTCAAGAAAGCCATGTACAAAGAACGTGTGGATCAGTTTAAAAACTTGAAACAAGTGACCTTTAAAGATCCGACAAAACCATGGCCAAGCTATGCGACCAAGACCATCAATAGTGTGACTGAATTGCAGGCCCTCATGGACCAAGCTGTTCTCAAGGATGCAGAAGGTACGCGTTGGAGTAACTATGATCCAGAAATCGACAGTGCCGTTCATAAGTTGAAGAGAGCAATCTTTAAGGCTTATCTTGACCAAACAAAAGACTTCAGAACCTCTATTTTTAAGAAATAAGGGTTGGAAAATGAAAAGGGAGGATCGACAGATCTTCTCTTTTTATATTCGGCTATCTGGAAGCAGGTAGGCGATTTGTTTGTGACTGAGAAGGTCTTTTGTTTCTGGGGCAAATATGGTAGAATGATAGCTACGAGAGAAGGAGGTTTTTATGGAGAGAGATAGATTGGTTCGACTCAACTGGAGACTGGGTATGGTGGCAGGAATGACTTTACTTTTGGGACCCGTCCTACGATTTTTGCTATCCTATACTGGAGCCCTCGTCTATAAAGATCCTTCAAATATGCTGATCGTCACGGTTGCCTTTTCTTTACTCCTGACATTTTTTAAGATTTTGATAATTGCATTAGGAACCTTTATGCTAATCTATTTCGAAGAGGATCAACAACTTCGAATGCTGCCATCTATTTTATTTATCATTGGTGGCGTGCTGGGCTTTCTTTCAGCGACCGAGTGGATAGGAGGATTTCTAATCATTAAAGGAGCTGTTTCTTTTGCCAAATTTTTGAAAGAAGTCCGTGGTCTTGGCTGATAATTTAGTGAAACAATCCGTTTGAGGGTTGTTTTTTATTTAAAGAATTATCTAATGATGCAAAATTCATTTATCAGAGGATTAATATTAGCTGCTTATGGTGCATTAACAGTGCTAAGTGCTTTTCAAACTCTACTAGTTTTGCATCTTACTTCTGGTGGAACACATGTTGTCAGTGTGGTTGTATTTGAAAAAGCTAATCTTGAAAATTGCAAAGAAACAATTGAAGGTCTAATTCATAATCGTTACAATGATACTAATGTAACTAAGAATACTGATCGTTTAATTGATGCTTTAAATAACAAATAATTGCAATCGTTTCTTGATTGAATATCGCGAATTAATAATAACTAGATGAGAGGACACTGTTATCTCTTTTTAGTTGATTTTAACTAGCTTTTTTGTGAAAAATTGTGTAAAATAGAATAGATAAACGAGGGAAACCTCGAAAAATAAAAGGAGAATCCATCTAATGGTAAAATTGGTTTTTGCTCGCCACGGTGAGTCTGAATGGAACAAAGCTAACCTTTTCACTGGTTGGGCTGATGTTGATTTGTCTGAAAAAGGAACACAACAAGCGATTGACGCTGGTAAATTGATCAAAGAAGCTGGTATCGAATTTGACCAAGCTTACACTTCAGTATTGAAACGTGCGATCAAAACAACAAACTTGGCTCTTGAAGCTTCTGACCAATTGTGGGTTCCAGTTGAAAAATCATGGCGCTTGAACGAACGTCACTACGGTGGTTTGACTGGTAAAAACAAGGCTGAAGCTGCTGAACAATTTGGTGATGAGCAAGTTCACATCTGGCGTCGTTCATACGATGTATTGCCTCCAAACATGGACCGTGACGATGAGCACTCAGCTCACACTGACCGTCGTTACGCTTCACTTGATGACTCAGTTATCCCAGATGCTGAAAACTTGAAAGTGACTTTGGAACGTGCCCTTCCATTCTGGGAAGACAAAATCGCTCCAGCACTTAAAGATGGTAAAAACGTATTCGTAGGAGCTCACGGTAACTCAATCCGTGCCCTTGTAAAACACATCAAACGCTTGTCAGACGACGAAATCATGGACGTGGAAATCCCTAACTTCCCACCATTGGTATTCGAATTTGACGAAAAATTGAACGTAGTTTCTGAATACTACCTTGGAAAATAATCTATAAACAGAAAGCCTAGGAATCCTAGGCTTTTTTGTATCTAAGTTTAAAAAAGACGATTTAGCTAATTGAAAAAGTATAAAATGAGAGGATAGAGCTTATGCTGTAGCAGGTTGTATGAATTAATCTTCTTTTGATGCGTAGCTCCAGTATTCGTAGTTATAGGTTGATAAAATCATATCCGTGATTTCTTCTGGTTCTTCTTGAGCTCCCCCAGCAATCCAAAGAGAAATAATCCCTTCAATACTTGATAAAAAGATTTCCAAAGCGTATTTGTGAGGAATTTGGAAGTTTTCTGATAAGAAATGACGAGTCCTTTCTTTTTGATTTTCAGTTAGAATAATGCTACTTAGAAATTCACGAATTGCACCACGAAAGTCTATGTAATGACTTTGGGACAAGGCGTTGATAAGGCGTTCGTTCGAACGTAATATATAGAAATTTGCTAACATAAACTTTCTAGGCGATTCTCTTTCTTTTTCTAAAAAAATGTAGAGCTGGGAAATAATTTCACTTTTAAAACTATCAATCATTTGATATTTATCTTCATAGTGTAGATAGAAAGTTCCCCTATTAATTCCTGCCCGTTTGCAGAGCTTACTAATTGATATATTTTCAAATTTCTCCTCTGATAGCAACTGAATCAAAGCTTCCTTGATGTCTTCCTTAGTAGTAGTTTTTCGTTTCTGAACCATTTTTTCTTCCTTTTTATTAAATCAACACTTTGTTGATTTTTGATTATTGCTTTTTGACTTAGCCCATTATATAATATTTGTGATTTAGAATCAACATCTTGTTGATTTAAGGAAACGAGCTTCGAAAAGGAGATAAACGATATGGCTTATATTGAAATGAAACACAGCTACAAGCGTTATCAGGTTGGGGATACGGAGATTGTGGCTAATCATGATGTGAATTTTGAAATTGAAAAAGGGGAGCTGGTTATCATACTTGGTGCTTCAGGTGCTGGAAAATCAACCGTTCTCAATCTCCTAGGAGGTATGGATACCAATGATGAGGGGGAGATTTGGATTGATGGTGCCAATATTGCCAACTATAGTTCGCACCAACGAACAAACTATCGTCGTGAAGATGTAGGTTTTGTTTTTCAGTTTTATAATCTAGTTTCCAATCTGACAGCCAAGGAAAATGTGGAACTGGCTTCAGAAATCGTGACAGATGCCTTAGAACCTGAGCAGGTCTTGACAGATGTAGGTTTGGCTTATCGCCTCAATAACTTTCCAGCCCAGCTTTCTGGAGGGGAGCAACAGCGAGTCTCCATTGCACGCGCTGTAGCCAAAAATCCTAAAATTCTCCTCTGTGATGAACCGACTGGTGCCTTGGATTATCAGACGGGGAAGCAAGTCTTGAAGATTCTCCAAGACATGTCTCGTCAAAAAGGAGCGACGGTGATTATCGTGACCCACAATGGTGCGCTAGCCCCTATTGCAGATCGCGTGATTCATATGCGCGATGCTACAGTTAAGGGCATGACGATCAATGATCATCCGCAGGATATCGATACATTGGAGTATTAGCATGAAAAAAACATATCGAAAAGACCTATTTCAGTCAGTGACGACTTCAAAGGGACGCTTTGTTTCTATCTTGACCTTGATGATGCTGGGTTCTTTAGCCCTAGTAGGTCTCAAAGTAGCCAGTCCAAATATGGAACGTACGGCAGGGGATTATCTCCGTAAAGTCAATACCCTGGATCTGGCCGTAATAGCTGATTATGGCTTGGACAAAGAAGACCAAGACGAACTAAAGACCCTTCAAGGAGCAAGTGTTGAGTTTGGCTATATGGCAGACCTAACCGTTGAAAATGGTGAGGAAGCAGTTCGACTTTATTCCAAACCAGAGAGCATTTCAACCTTTCAAGTGACAGAAGGGCGACTGCCAGAAGCTGATGGGGAAATTGCTCTAGCCGACTTCTGGAAAGACCGCTATCAGATTGGGCAGACCATTACCTTTACTAAGAAAGAAGAAAAGTCCATCGTAAAATCCCAAACTTTTACAATTACTGGATTTGTTCAGTCGGGTGAGATTCTTTCTAAAGAAGATTTAGGAAGTGCTAGTAGTGGAAATGGCAACCTGACTGGCTATGGAGTAATTTTACCCAGTCAGTTTGACTCAGATGTTTATAGTATTGCGCGTGTGCGCTATGACGATTTAAAAAATCTGGATACTTTTTCATCAGACTATAAGACCAAACGAACCCAACACCAGGAAGAGTTGCAAGAATTGCTGGCCGATAATGGTCAAAAAAGATTAGCAAGTATCAAAACAAATGGGCAAAAGAGCCTGAAAGATGGGAAAGAACAGCTCCAAACTGCTGAAAGCAACCTTGAAAATGGCAAGAGCCAGTTAGAGCAGACCGAAAGTCACTTGAAAATGCAAGAAGAACAAGCGACCGCTTTACCAGAACCACAAAAGAGTCAAGCCGAGGGACAGCTGACAAAAGCTAAGGAAGAACTGGCGACAAAAAAAGACAAACTGGCTCAGACAGAGAGTGATTTAACTAAGGAAAAAGAGAAGCTAGAACAGCGTCAGAAAGAGCTGGATGAACTGGCAGAGCCGAAATACCACGTATACAATCGCGAAACCATACCAGGCGGACAAGGTTACCTCATGTACAGCAATGTATCAACAAGTATCCGTTCTATCGGAAATGTTTTCCCAGTGGTGCTTTATATGGTCGCTGCAATGGTGACCTTTACAACGATGACTCGCTTTGTAGACGAAGAGCGCACCAACGCCGGTATTTTTAAGGCCTTGGGTTACAGGAACAGAGATATAGTTGCAAAGTTTGTCCTCTATGGTTTTCTTGCAGGAACTGTGGGAGCCATTATAGGAACGCTTCTTGGACATTATCTCCTTGCAGGCGTCATTTCGGATGTTATAACAGCTGGAATGGTCGTTGGGAAAAGCCAGGAGTATTTTTACTGGTCTTATAGCCTCCTTGCCCTAGCCTTGAGTTGGGTATCCAGTGTCTTGCCAGCTTATCTGGTGGCGCGGAGGGAATTACACGATGAAGCAGCCCAACTCTTACTCCCAAAACCTCCCGTTAAGGGATCAAAGATTTTGCTGGAACGCCTGAGCTTTATTTGGAATCGTCTGAGCTTTACTCATAAGGTTACGGCAAGAAATATTTTCCGTTATAAGCAACGGATGTTGATGACCATTTTTGGAGTTGCAGGTTCGATGGCTCTCTTATTTGCCGGTCTTGGCATTCAGTCTTCTGTAGGAGGAGTTTCCGAGCGCCAATTTGAACAAATCCAGCAATACCAGATGATTGTAGCAGAAAAGAGCAGTGCGAGTGAGCAAGAAAAAGCAGATTTAGAAAGTGCCTTGCAAGCTGAATCGATCCATGCTTATCAAAAGATTTACTCTAAAACCATTGAAAAAGATTTCAAAGGAAAAGCAGGACTTCAGACTATCACCATAATGGTCACAAGAAGAGAAGACTTCAAGCCTTTTATCGCATTACAGGAAAATGGGCAAGAGGTGGAGTTCACTGATGGAGCTGTCGTGAGTCAAAAACTAGCTCAACTAGCAGATGTTAATGTTGGAGATAAGCTAGAGCTTGATGGGAAAGAAATCAAGGTCTCGGCGATTTCTGAAAACTACGTTGGACACTTTGTTTATCTCAACCGAGCGACGTATGAACAAGTCTACGGCACCAGTCCGAAAGACAATACCTACCTAGTGAAATTAAAAGAGCCGACACTATCCAATACGGAGAAAGAAGCTGCTGTCTTTATGAAAAAAGCTGCTGTTTCTGGGGTGGTCCAAAATGCAACGGCTATCCACCTCTTTGAATCTGTAGCCAATTCTCTCAATAAAACCATGGCAATCCTTGTCCTTGTTTCCGTCTTACTAGCCATTGTCATTCTTTACAATCTCACCAATATCAATGTGGCAGAACGTATCCGCGAACTTTCCACTATCAAGGTTCTCGGTTTCCACAATAAAGAAGTGACCCTCTATATCTACCGCGAGACCATAGTGCTATCCCTTGTGGGGATTGTTCTCGGTTTGGTAGCAGGCTACTATTTACATCAATTTTTGATACAAATGATTTCACCTGCCACCATACTTTTTTATCCACGAGTCAGCTGGGAAGTCTATGCTCTTCCAATCGTCGCAGTGACTGTAATCTTAGCCTTACTGGGCCTCTTTGTCAATCACCACTTGAGAAAAGTAGATATGCTCGAAGCCCTGAAATCAGTAGAGTAATTCAAGGTTTTAAACAGTAAATCAGTTGACAAAGTCTCTGCTTCTTGGTAGAATAAGAACTGTCGTAAAGACAAATAACTTCTTCTTGGTCACAGGCATGCCAACCTGTCACTCGGATGAAGCCAAATAAAAAGGAGAAACATCATGGCAATCTCAAAAGAGAAAAAAAATGAAATCATCGCACAATATGCACGTCACGAAGGTGATACAGGTTCAGTAGAGGTTCAAGTTGCTGTCCTTACTTGGGAAATCAACCACCTTAACGAACACATCAAACAACACAAAAAAGACCACGCTACTTACCGTGGATTGATGAAGAAAATCGGTCGCCGTCGTAACTTGCTTGCATACTTGCGTAAAAACGACGTTAACCGTTACCGTGAGTTAATCAACTCTCTTGGACTTCGTCGTTAATCTTGCGTCTAAAACGTTTCTATACTTCGTTGCCTTCGCCTCGATGTACCATCAGTACAATCTTCGGCTTGTCGCCTAGTCTATAAACGTTTTATCCAGCAAGAATCAAGCTCTCTGATTTCAGAGGGCTTTTTATGTTGTCACCTTATCTCGATATACTCAAGTATAATCTTTGGTTACGGTTCCTAGCACTGTAAGGTAAAATAAACCAGATCATCTCCCTTCGGGGAGATTTTTTTGTTTTACTAAAAATTTTGTACAATCTTCGGCTTGCCGCTTAGTCTATAAACGTTTTATCCAGCAAGAATTATGATGCTAAGGGCGCCAAAAATCCGTATGAAAATAGGGAAAGGACACAGTGTTCGATGAACACAAGGAGTTTTATCTTTTTCACTAGGATTTTAGCCCGAGCTCAAATCAGCTCTCTGACTTCAGCGAGCTTTTTTATTGAGGTTTTATCGGTCATAATTTTGGAGACTACAAAAACAATGGAGCCGTTTGTGTTCTAGCTGTGACAGGTTTTATCGGTCACAATTTTGGAGACTACAAAAACTAGCTCCGTCATCATCACGAATAGATGACCGTTTTATCGGTCACAATTTTGGAGACTACAAAAACCACATCCCTTCACTAGAGGGTTGGACCTTTGTTTTATCGGTCACAATTTTGGAGACTACAAAAACCTTGGCGTAGGTGGGCGTAAAAGGCAGCAAGTTTTATCGGTCACAATTTTGGAGACTACAAAAACTAAGGCATTTGTTAGCTGTAATGGTATTAAGTTTTATCGGTCACAATTTTGGAGACTACAAAAACCTCAAATGGTATCAGCTAATTACACCATAAAGGTGCGCAGCTACTCGGCTTGAAAAGTCGAGTAGCTGTCTGCAAGCCCCCTCGGAGAGCCCACACTTTACGAAGTAAAGTATAGTATGTTATACTTTACATGGAAGTAGTCACCGAATTCCAGTTAGAAATTACTTTGTAACTACGTTTTGAGGAGGAGTAAAATGCTTTCCTACGTTCGACATTACCCACTAGCGATAGCTAAATTAATGTGTCTGTGCTCTCCTAAAATCTGCTGATTTATTACTAACTAATACAGGAGGTTTTTATGGGACAGACAATCATATCTGCTATTGGTGTTTATATTTCCACCAGTATCGATTATTTAATTATTTTAATTATTTTATTTGCACAGCTATCACAGAATAAACAGAAATGGCATATTTATGCGGGGCAATATCTAGGAACAGGCTTACTTGTAGGGGCGAGTTTAGTTGCTGCTTATGTCGTTAATTTCGTGCCTGAAGAATGGATGGTTGGATTGCTTGGTTTAATCCCTATCTATTTAGGGATTCGCTTTGCAATTGTTGGAGAAGGTGAGGAAGAAGAGGAAGAAATTATTGAAAGATTAGAACAAAGCAAGGCAAATCAACTGTTTTGGACAGTTACATTGCTGACAATTGCGTCTGGCGGAGATAATTTAGGTATCTATATACCTTATTTTGCTTCGTTAGATTGGTCACAGACCCTCGTGGCGTTGCTTGTGTTTGTAATCGGCATAATTATCTTTTGCGAGATTAGTCGGATGTTATCCTCTATTCCGTTAATATTCGAGACAATTGAAAAATACGAGCGAATCATTGTGCCCATAGTATTCATTCTACTTGGACTATACATCATGTATGAAAATGGCACGATAGAGACTTTTCTGATCGTGGAGATTTTTTTTCACTAGGATTTTAGCCCGAGCTCAAATCAGCTCTCTGATATTCAGAGGGCTTTTTATGTTGTCACCTTACCTCGATATACTCAAGTATAATCTTCGGTTACGGTTCCTAGCACTGTAAGGTAAAATAAACTAGATCATCTCCCTTCGGGGAGATTTTTTGTTTCACTAACATTTTTGTACAATCTTCGACTCGTCTATATATGTCTCTATCCTTGTTCATCTAGTAGAAATATGGTATACTTTTTATGAGAATTTTCTAAATTTTTTAATTTTGTCTAAGGAGGTTTTCATGCTTTCCAAATTTTCTGGAAGCCGACAGAACGTAAAATTTGTGTTACTTTTAGGTGTTTTGCTAGGTATTTTAGGGATTTCCCTTTTTCTAGCTGTTTCTATGGGGTCCGTTGCGATTGATCTAGGAGATACCTATCGGATCATTTTGAGCAGATTGGGATTTCCTCTTGAGATAGGAGAGGTTTCCAAGTCCACTCTTGCCATTGTATGGAACATGAGATTCCCTCGAGTATTGTTAGGTCTGATAGTAGGGGCTGGTCTTTCTATGTGTGGTAGCGTGATGCAGTCCACAGTGAACAATCCCATCGCAGAGCCCTATGTCTTAGGAATTTCTGCGGGTGCAACTCTAGGGGCAACTTTGAGCATCATTCTTGGTTTAAAATTGGTGATTAGCCTTGGAGCTTTCCTTGGAGCTATTTTGGCAACAATTGCTGTCCTCATCATTGCCTCTATGCAGGGAAGGATGACGACTTCTAGTCTGATCTTATCAGGAACGGTGGTCAATGCTCTCTTTCTGGCATTTTCCAACTTTATTATCTCAGTTGGCGCTAATGCGGACAGTGTGATGACCATTAAGTTTTGGACCATGGGTTCGCTTGCCGGGACTACTTGGTCTGACATAGTCCTGCCAACTATAGTAGTAGGAATGGCCTTTCTATTTTTCGCTACTCAGTATCGTGTTTTTAATGCGATGATGATGGGAGATGAGGCTGCTTTAACTTTGGGAATTCCCTTACGCTTCTATTGGTATCTTTACGTGACCGTGGTGGCTGTGCTGACAGCTGTCTTGGTGGCTACTTGTGGGATTATTGGATTTGTTGGTCTGATTACTCCTCACTTAGCTCGAGGGTTAGTAGGAACGAATTACAGGAGGCTTTTTCCCGTTGCGACCTTACTGGGTGCCCTCTTTGTCATCTGGGCAGATGTACTCTCTCGTATCATCATTCCAAACGCAGAGTTGCCGATTGGTATTTTCACAGCCTTAGTAGGTGCTCCCTTCTTTATTTACATTGTTGGAGGTAGGCGAAGGGAGGTGAGGGTCTGATATGGACTTGATTTGTCAGGATGTCCACTTTGGACTAGGAGAGAAAAAAATTCTCAAAGGAGTTTCTCTTAAGGTTGAGGGGCATCAATTTCACACGATACTAGGACCAAATGGAAGTGGAAAGACCAGTCTGCTTAAACTCCTCTATCGTCAGGAAAAGGCGGACAAAGGCTTGATAAGATTAGATGGAAAGCCACTGGAGCATTGGTCACTCAAAGAAACAGCCAAGCAAATGGCAGT
Encoded here:
- the rpsO gene encoding 30S ribosomal protein S15, whose protein sequence is MAISKEKKNEIIAQYARHEGDTGSVEVQVAVLTWEINHLNEHIKQHKKDHATYRGLMKKIGRRRNLLAYLRKNDVNRYRELINSLGLRR
- a CDS encoding FecCD family ABC transporter permease, yielding MLSKFSGSRQNVKFVLLLGVLLGILGISLFLAVSMGSVAIDLGDTYRIILSRLGFPLEIGEVSKSTLAIVWNMRFPRVLLGLIVGAGLSMCGSVMQSTVNNPIAEPYVLGISAGATLGATLSIILGLKLVISLGAFLGAILATIAVLIIASMQGRMTTSSLILSGTVVNALFLAFSNFIISVGANADSVMTIKFWTMGSLAGTTWSDIVLPTIVVGMAFLFFATQYRVFNAMMMGDEAALTLGIPLRFYWYLYVTVVAVLTAVLVATCGIIGFVGLITPHLARGLVGTNYRRLFPVATLLGALFVIWADVLSRIIIPNAELPIGIFTALVGAPFFIYIVGGRRREVRV
- a CDS encoding CadD family cadmium resistance transporter, yielding MGQTIISAIGVYISTSIDYLIILIILFAQLSQNKQKWHIYAGQYLGTGLLVGASLVAAYVVNFVPEEWMVGLLGLIPIYLGIRFAIVGEGEEEEEEIIERLEQSKANQLFWTVTLLTIASGGDNLGIYIPYFASLDWSQTLVALLVFVIGIIIFCEISRMLSSIPLIFETIEKYERIIVPIVFILLGLYIMYENGTIETFLIVEIFFH
- a CDS encoding FtsX-like permease family protein, which encodes MKKTYRKDLFQSVTTSKGRFVSILTLMMLGSLALVGLKVASPNMERTAGDYLRKVNTLDLAVIADYGLDKEDQDELKTLQGASVEFGYMADLTVENGEEAVRLYSKPESISTFQVTEGRLPEADGEIALADFWKDRYQIGQTITFTKKEEKSIVKSQTFTITGFVQSGEILSKEDLGSASSGNGNLTGYGVILPSQFDSDVYSIARVRYDDLKNLDTFSSDYKTKRTQHQEELQELLADNGQKRLASIKTNGQKSLKDGKEQLQTAESNLENGKSQLEQTESHLKMQEEQATALPEPQKSQAEGQLTKAKEELATKKDKLAQTESDLTKEKEKLEQRQKELDELAEPKYHVYNRETIPGGQGYLMYSNVSTSIRSIGNVFPVVLYMVAAMVTFTTMTRFVDEERTNAGIFKALGYRNRDIVAKFVLYGFLAGTVGAIIGTLLGHYLLAGVISDVITAGMVVGKSQEYFYWSYSLLALALSWVSSVLPAYLVARRELHDEAAQLLLPKPPVKGSKILLERLSFIWNRLSFTHKVTARNIFRYKQRMLMTIFGVAGSMALLFAGLGIQSSVGGVSERQFEQIQQYQMIVAEKSSASEQEKADLESALQAESIHAYQKIYSKTIEKDFKGKAGLQTITIMVTRREDFKPFIALQENGQEVEFTDGAVVSQKLAQLADVNVGDKLELDGKEIKVSAISENYVGHFVYLNRATYEQVYGTSPKDNTYLVKLKEPTLSNTEKEAAVFMKKAAVSGVVQNATAIHLFESVANSLNKTMAILVLVSVLLAIVILYNLTNINVAERIRELSTIKVLGFHNKEVTLYIYRETIVLSLVGIVLGLVAGYYLHQFLIQMISPATILFYPRVSWEVYALPIVAVTVILALLGLFVNHHLRKVDMLEALKSVE